A region of Pseudomonas putida DNA encodes the following proteins:
- a CDS encoding MetQ/NlpA family ABC transporter substrate-binding protein, translating to MLEKLFRPVAAIAFTLGLSASAFAAEPLKIGTTSAFAIPLETAVEEAHKQGLDVKLIEFSDWIAPNVSLNSGDIDVNYFQHIPFLENAKAAAGFKLVPYAPGIINNVGLYSKKYKSFAELPEGASVAIANDPINSGRGLQLLAKAGLITLKPGVGYKATEDDIVANPKQLKILQVEAVQLVRAYDDADLVQGYPAYIRLANSFDATSALLFDGLENKEYVIQFVIRPQSKDDPRLAKFVDIYQHSPAVRAALNKAHGNLYQAGWEG from the coding sequence ATGCTTGAGAAACTGTTCCGGCCCGTCGCGGCCATCGCCTTCACCCTTGGCCTGTCCGCCAGCGCCTTCGCTGCCGAGCCATTGAAAATCGGGACGACCTCCGCCTTCGCTATCCCCCTGGAAACCGCAGTAGAAGAGGCCCACAAGCAAGGCCTGGACGTAAAGCTGATCGAGTTCAGCGACTGGATCGCGCCCAATGTCAGCCTCAACAGCGGCGACATCGACGTGAACTACTTCCAGCACATTCCGTTCTTGGAGAACGCCAAGGCCGCCGCGGGCTTCAAGTTGGTGCCCTACGCCCCTGGCATCATCAACAACGTCGGCCTGTACTCGAAAAAGTACAAAAGCTTCGCCGAGCTGCCCGAAGGCGCCAGCGTGGCCATCGCCAACGACCCGATCAACAGCGGCCGTGGCCTGCAGCTACTGGCCAAGGCGGGGCTGATCACGCTTAAACCCGGCGTCGGCTACAAGGCGACCGAAGACGATATCGTCGCCAACCCCAAGCAGCTGAAAATTCTTCAGGTCGAGGCGGTGCAGCTGGTGCGCGCCTATGACGATGCCGACCTGGTCCAGGGCTACCCGGCCTACATCCGCTTAGCCAACAGCTTCGATGCTACTTCGGCGCTGCTGTTTGACGGCCTGGAAAACAAGGAATACGTGATCCAGTTCGTCATCCGCCCGCAAAGCAAAGACGACCCGCGCCTGGCCAAGTTCGTCGATATCTACCAGCATTCGCCAGCGGTGCGCGCGGCCTTGAACAAAGCCCACGGCAACCTCTACCAGGCCGGCTGGGAGGGCTGA